The following coding sequences lie in one Cloeon dipterum chromosome 1, ieCloDipt1.1, whole genome shotgun sequence genomic window:
- the LOC135934293 gene encoding cuticle protein 7-like, translating to MKVFVVLSALAAVALAKPQLVSPLGYNGFYNPLGYSYGYAAPALQAYSAPAVAYTAAAAPAVATYAAPAVTAYAAPVAVAPVATKTQYHAQDELGQASYGYAHPGQVHNAVRDAFGNVAGSYSYVDPEGKVVKTDYIADAAGFRVASNALPVAPAVPAAPAVALPVGPAPVQDTAEVVAARAAHLAEHAAAKSRARRAVVIGSPLAYSAYGAYAAPALTTYAAPALTTYAAHVAAPLAYSAPLTTYAAAAPAVRAATLTTVVNNPGHAVSYRVD from the exons ATGAAGGTCTTT GTCGTTCTCTCCGCCCTGGCTGCCGTGGCCCTCGCCAAGCCCCAACTGGTCTCCCCTCTGGGGTATAACGGATTCTACAACCCCCTGGGCTACAGCTACGGTTACGCCGCTCCCGCCCTGCAGGCCTACTCTGCTCCCGCCGTGGCTTacaccgccgctgccgcccccgccgtCGCCAcctacgccgcccccgccgtgACCGCCTACGCCGCTCCCGTGGCCGTCGCTCCCGTGGCCACCAAGACCCAGTACCACGCTCAGGACGAGCTCGGACAGGCCAGCTACGGATACGCCCACCCCGGACAGGTGCACAACGCCGTGCGTGACGCTTTCGGCAATGTCGCCGGCTCTTACAGCTACGTTGACCCCGAGGGCAAGGTCGTGAAGACCGACTACATCGCCGACGCCGCCGGTTTCCGTGTCGCTTCCAACGCTCTGCCCGTGGCCCCGGCCGtgcccgccgcccccgccgtcGCCCTGCCCGTCGGACCCGCTCCCGTCCAGGACACCGCTGAGGTCGTTGCCGCCCGCGCCGCCCATCTGGCCGAGCACGCTGCCGCCAAGTCCCGTGCCCGTCGTGCCGTCGTCATCGGCTCTCCCCTGGCCTACAGCGCCTACGGTGCTTATGCCGCCCCCGCCCTGACCACCTACGCCGCGCCCGCCCTGACCACCTACGCCGCCCACGTCGCTGCTCCCCTGGCCTACAGCGCTCCCCTGACCACCTACGCCGCTGCTGCCCCCGCCGTCCGCGCCGCCACCCTCACCACCGTGGTCAACAACCCCGGACACGCTGTCTCCTACCGCGTCGACTAA